ATCATCGCTTATGTTGGAACGACAAGCATTCGTTTCGGCTCTCCAGTGTACATTCCTGATCGCTACCGCCATTGGATCATTGGTAATTCTGTCTTCAGCAATCAAGGACGAAAAATAGATTACCGGGTGAAACCTAACGCCTAAGCCCAAACGCCAACAGCTTATTCCCGGGCAAATATTGCCCAGCACCGGTGCCAATGAACACCATCGCATGAGCAATGGCTGGGCCAGCAGCGATCGGTTGATACGCAGATGACTCCCAAAGCAACTGGCCATCGCTTGCGCGCCACGCTCTCAACTTACCATCAGTCAAACCTAAGTAAACCACGCCGTTTGCCACTGACATCGGGCCGAACTGAAATGCCGGACACGTGTGCATCCAGACAATGTCTCCAGTGACGGCTTCCAATGCCGCAATCACACAGTTTCGGTCTTGATGATTATTCGATGCAAAAAACACCAGTCCATCGGCTGTAGCCGTCGGTCCCGTTTCTGGCCCCGACGTCGGCACCGATTCTGTGCCGCCAGGTGGTATCGCCGGAGTTAACTGAACGCGCCATAATCGCCTTCGCGTTACTTGATCCCAAGCACGAATACCATCTTTCCCGCCAACCACAATCAACCGCTGTTGTCGGCGCCCGCGCACCACTGTGAGTAGCATCGGCGGACAGTTCAGATCAAGATTTCTCAAATCAGGAGGGATAACCTGATCAGCCCAGCGTAGCTTCCCAGTATCGGCATCAAGCGCGATTAGGCTGCAACTGTGTCGAAGCCGGCCCGGTCGCACCCGGAATGGGCTTCCTGTCGCTACATAAACTGTTCGCGTGCGAATGTCCAGCGATGGAGCAGCAAACACAGCCCCGCCAGCAACATCCTCAGCAACCGTGAAAAAATTCCACAGTAGCCGCCCTGTCGTAGAATCAAGGCAAACAACGCGACCACGTGATTGGTGTTCACGACCACAGGAGATGCCAGCATAGAGCCGTCTGCCGTGAACCAGCGGCGGAGCCCAAAAATACTCGCCGGTATTGTCTGGGTCACCAACGACGGTTTCCCACAGCGGTTGACCCCTGGTGAGGTCTAAGGCAATGACCCGATCCGAGGCGATATACACAGCATTGCTGTCAATCGCTGGCGAAGCAAAAATACCGAGCCGGCGATCAGGTGCATACTGGCGCGTGCCGGCCTCCCAGACCCATAGGAGCTTGCCTGAATAGCGATCCAACGCATAGACGCGACCATCCCAGCTACCTATCACAACATGGCTGCCAACGACCGCCGGTGTCGCCGTAACTCCAGAGCCTGCCTCAAACTCCCAACGCAGATGCAGATGTGTTACCTTGTCTACTCCAAGTTCATGTTCCATCCGATTGTGTCGTGTCTGGTGAAGGTCGTAACCATGCGATGGCCAGTCGCTTGATGGTACTCGTCCCCTTAGTAGTGACGAGGGCACCAACACACGAGCTGCTGCTGTAGCGGAAGAAACGATGAACAACCGACGAGAAACGGCGCGCTTAATTGACACCGGCCTCATGGTTGCACTGCAATTAAAAATTAATCCTCAAGGCGAACTGAAGTTGTCGCGACGTTGTTGTTGTGCTGAAGATTTTACCTGCACTAGGAGGCCTCATTGCCGCCCCACTGGCAGTACGGCCAAGAATAATCTCAACTTCATCTGGCCCAGGTAACGTGAAGTTCGGATGATTCAGCACATTGAACGCTTCAAATCGGAACTCTACGTTAGTTTGCTCGCCGATGTATGTCCGCTTTACCAACGATAAATCGAACGAGTGAAGATCCGGACCATCCAACACATTCCGACCAACAGTGCCGTACCTTCCTTCTGGAGGCAAAACGAATGCGTTTGGATTGAACCATTGTTCAGGACGGCCCAAAATCACATTGCTCGGATTAAATCCGGGCGCCCAGTCAGGCCGTTGGACGAAATCTGTGTTGGCGTCGTTGGCATTATTGAACGTCATGATAGGGTGGAATGGTGAGCCCGATTGTGCAGTTACAATGCCATTGAGTTGCCAGCCGGCGAGGAAGAAATCAACCACACGGCGACCACCCGTCGCCCCTGCTTGCTTTTTGTAGGGTAACTCATAGACAAAGTTCAGCGAGAAGATATGCGGAATATCAAATGCCGAACGCCCTTTGTCTCCACGCAGGTTGTATGGGTCCTGTGCTAATTGCCCAGCCTCATACTGGAAAATGCCCACGGAATCCGAAGCCGTGTCGAGCGACTTGGACCATGTGTAAGCAATCTGGAATTGCACCCCTTGGGTGAACCGGCGAGCCAGGTTAAACTGAAAACCATGATAGTATGAGTCGCCGCTCCATTGTATCTGGCGAACTGACCCCAGGTTCGGGTTGACGCGTGGGTTTTGAATGATTCGCCCCATCGCATCGCGATTGACCGGATAGAGTTTGCCGCGAGCATCAACTGTGAAGTTCTGAGCAATGTTACGCTGGTTGTTGGTTGACAAATTAATACCGCGGGATCCGACATAGGCCACCGTAGCAGTGATGCCAGCAATCAAGTCTCGCTGCAAGTTGAGGTTCCATTGTTGAACGTAAGCTGGGTCTGGTTCAAACTCAATCGACTGCAACCCGAAGACAGCGCCCAGATTGCGAATGGTACTGAACGCGCCGCGAACCGAGGTCAATCCGGTAGATGGGAACGACAGTCCAATGACAAAGAATGGTGGCTGGTTCGACATCTCAAAGCGATACTCAGCAGGCACCGGATGCGCGTAGAAAATGCCATAACCGCCACGCAGACTGGTCTTCCCATTACCCATGACGTCCCAAGCAAAACCTACGCGTGGGGCAAAATCTTTCAACGAGGGGTTCTTGAAAAACGGCGCTCCCACAGTTGGCGTGCGGTCGGTGAGCACATTGCGCAAATTGGCCAATTTTTTATTAGCTTCTGTTGGGCTGGTGATGAATTCGTACCGAAGACCTAAATTGAACGTGAGATTGCGGCGCGCCCGCCAGTCATCCTGAAAGTACAGGGCATACAGTGAGGTGCGAATGCCACGATATGCATCTGCCGGTGGAATCGGAGCAGCAAACAGTTGAGGTCGGTCAGTCAAGAACAACTCATACGTACCGAAAATAAATCCACCAAATGCGGCATTCGTCGAGAGCGCGTTGAACTGCGTGCGACGCCCCAGAAACCCGAACTTGATACCATGTTTGCCGCGCACATAGCTCATCTGGTTGTTCAACTCGAAATTGTTCATGATGAGGAATCGCGGAACCAGCGTCCGATCTGAAAGGGGAGACAATCCGCCCAGATTGCGGAAAAATCCCAGCCCAGTGGCACCTGGCACGAAGAACAGCTCTTGCGGTATCGGATTGATGTCAACATCATCACCAAACACCTTTGAACGATTGTACGAAAACCGAAGACTGTTGACCAAGCTCGGTGAGAATACATGATTATCGCCGATGGTCACATACTGGTTGCGTGCTTCCAAAAATGAATTCTGGATCAAAAGGCGCGGATCAGAACGATCGGAATCGTCAAAGGTGTAGCGGACAAAGAAACTGTTGCGGGGAGAGAAATTGTGATCGCCTCGAATTTGAAAATAATCACCACGCGTTTTGCCAGAACCACTGCGAATATAAACCGCCTGACCCCCACCCAAATCTGGACCATTCGGTCGCGGATAGAGCGCTAGATATGGCAGGATGTCTGGATCAACCCTAGCGCCTCCCGGCGTCACCAGCGTATCTCGCACCTGATTTGACGGCACGACAAATCGTTGTGTTCGGGCAAGTCGCTCACGAAGCCCTTCATACGCACCGAAGATGAACGTCCGATCTTTGATGATGGGCGCTCCGATGCTGCCGCCGAATTGGTTGCGCTTGAATCCGGGTGGCTCACCTACATCGAAGAAGTTACGAGCATCCAGCGCTGAGTTGCGCAAGTACTCGAAGACAGTTCCATGGATACTATTGGTTCCCGACTTACTTACCACGTTAATGATGCCGCCTCCAGCACCACCATATTCAGCACTGTAGTTGTTCGTCAAGAGCTGGAACTCTTGCATGGCATCAACACCGACAAACGCTCCCGTCACGCCACCGGGTGTTGTGTTCTGCGCTTCGTTCACAGATGTGCCATCTAAAAGGAAGTTGTTGTAGTTCAACCGTCCACCATTAATGGACATTTTGACTGCGCCTGTGCCTGAGTCAATCTGAGGTTCCAGCAGCGATCCGACTGGATTGGCGACCCCGATCTGCAACGTCGCTAGTTGAAAAAGATCACGACCGTTTAACGGTAGTTCCCTAATCGTTCGACCATCAACAAGCGCCGAAATCTCCGATGTCGTGGTGCTGACCATCGGTACATCCCCTTGAACAACCATCTCGTCAGTAATGGCACCGACGCGAAGGTTGAAGTTGACAACAGCATCACGGCCTACGGTGAGGATGACACCCTTTCGGATCTCTTTACTAAATCCCAATTGCTCAACTTCGACCTCATACTCGCCGAGCGGCAACTCGGAGACCAAAAACCGTCCCTCAACATCGGTCATCACCGACCAACTTCGATTCGTCCCCACATTTCGTGCTGTCACTTTCGCTCCGGATATCGCCGCGCCAGCCTGATCGTTGACCACACCTAATACCCTTGCTGTCGTTGTTTGAGCAACCACCGAGAATGACATACAGAGGACACAGAGAAGAACCGACAACCTGTCGAAAAACACGTGCATACCTTTACTGAATATGCTTCCCCTTATGCTCATTATCACCTCCATGGGTCTATTGATTTCCCTATACTAATGAGGGCAGGGTAAGATTTAGAATCACGGTGTCATAGCCACTCGAAATCCGGTGCTGGCATAACGAATTAACGGATAATTCCAGTGCCTCGCAGCACATGGCAAACGCCTGGGCCCGCCCCACCAAGAACCACCGCGCAACACTCGGCGCTCACCTGTATCCGGTCCCTTAGGGTTAACCTCAGGAGACCACTGATAGTAGTGCTCATCATATCTATCCTGGCACCACTCCCAGGCATTGCCTGCCATATCGTATAGCCCGTAGCCATTGGGCAGGAAACTTCCCACCGGCGACGTGTACAGAAAACCATCTCGCTTCCGAATACGGTCATTGTCTGACTCGGATCCGACATTGGCACGATAGCACCCGCCGGCATCCACCGCTTCATCTCCCCAAGGATACATTCTCCCTTCAAGACCGCCGCGTGCGGCCTTCTCCCATTCGGCCTCTGTGGGCAGCCGATACTTCTTTCCTGTCACCTTGCTCAGCCACTGACAATAGGCCACAGCATCATTCCAGTTGACAGCAACCACTGGATGATTTGGCTTCAATCGAAACTCAGCTTCGCCGTTCTGAATTGCATCGGGATACCATTCGGCACCGGGATACACATAGCCGGTCGCGTCACAAAAGGCTTTGTATTGAGCGTTTGTCACTTCGAACTTGCCAATATAATATTCATCCAGATAGACGCGGTGCACGGGTTTTTCGGCCTCGCCAAGAAGGTCGCTTCCCATCAAAAAATAACCAGCCGGGATGCGCACCATCTCCGGCTCCAGTTGACTGATGGGCCGGGCCGCCTCCATTCCACCCTGTGACCAGGCTGGCAACGTCGCGTTATTACACCCTATGCAAACAAGGGATAAAAAAAAGATGCCCTTCCAAATCACACAGCCTCCGATGATGACACGCCAGCCCGAGTCGGTAACGCGACTGACACACCACTTCGCAGCCGTCGCACGACATCATAATTGCATGCGATAAAAAACAGATTCAGGAAAACGCCACTTAACGCTCCTTCAATATCCTCGCCAACAATTCGTCTAACTCCGATAATGTAGCCAACAATTAACGCAACCTGAATGTAACCAGCAAGCACCCAGTCAATGGCGCCCCGCTTACGTTTCAAAAGAAACACTAGATACACTATGCACACAGTAGAAATGTAGAGGTGACCAGGGGCAATGTATGGTTCAAACCATTGGCGTTCTTGATAGTCTAGCTCTTCAATAATCATCGTTTTTAATCCCACTCCAAACGATGTCATTGTCAGCCAGCTCACACCATAGTAAATACTCAACCACCAACGGCGCCGCCTGTGATTCATCTGGCTCAAGACAGGATCACGGTACAGGCGGGGATATACAGACAGAAACAGGATCGTGCCGAGGACACTGTTCACCGGAAGATGAATATAAAAACTGAAAAAACCAACGCGGTGTAGCCATCCCACCACGGGCTCAAAATAGGTAGCGAACTCCCATGTATAATGGTATTCCATCGAGCGACGCTTATATTATCAAATGTGACTGACTAATCGGTCGGAATATTAGATAAAAAGAAGAAGTCACCCCAAACCCTCTCAAAGCGACAATGAGGTAGTTGGTACTTGTCGACGTGATGTCTTCCCCTTTCCATTTCGTGCTCCACGCAATGCTGCGCGTCTAGTTTTTTTTTGTTCCCTACCGTCCACGCCAGGAAGCACACCTATGCCCCGTAAAACAAATTGAACCAACGCTTCGCCATAGCTCTCCTTCGTGACACCTTTGAGATTCCAACGCTTCAGAGCCCAAGCCGAACACATGATGGGCAGGAGATTTTCAATGACCCTTATGTTCGGAACGCGGAATACACCGCACTGCACACCTCGCTCTAATACGTCAGCGAAGAGACGAATATATCCTCGCTCTTTCTCAAACACTTCAGCCAGAAACCCAGAATCTTTCATCACGCGAGATTCCTGATAAAGCAACACTATCGCATCCTGATATTCGTCAGTATGATCCATGGCTGCCTTGATCATCGCTTTGATCTGCTCAATTGGCTCATCCGTGCTTCTAGCAGCCGCTTCTAACCTGGTGCGTAGCTCATCAAGGACGCTGTCGTAAATCAGGAACAAAATGTCGTTTTTGCTTTCCACGTAATCATAAATAGAACCATATGCCAGCCCAGCCAATTGAGTCACCTGCCGCAAATTGGTCTCGTGAAATCCATTCTTGGTAAACGCCCGAAGCGCAGCTTTATAGATCTGGTAGCGTCGTTTTTTGACGAGCGCTTCGTCTTTGACACTCGTCTTGACCAGTGGTCTTTTCTTCATATAAACGAATGATTAATTCCCAGAGTAATTTGACCCTGAGTTGGGCCAATTGGACCCAGCTGTGGTAAGTAAGAACTGTGGCAGTTCCGGTAAGCTCCCTCTCTGATGCCCTGAGGGCTCGGCAAGCTGCCGCCATCCCAATCTAAGACCGGGGATGAATCAGACACTGTTCCACTACATCGAGCCAATACTGACTACGCCTTTCCGCCTACGAGTCTCTACGACGTCTCGTTAACACTGAAAGGCAACAACCGGCTTATCAGGGTTGCTAGATTGACATGAAGCATGAGCTCGGATAAACACTGACCGTAACAATACAAACCAAATCATCCCTTCTACAACCTAACAAACCCTCACCTAAATTTTCTTACCCGCCAACGGTATCAGTAAAAAGCCGGCATATTAGTATCAGAATCGGCTCTCGATGTCAATCAATTTTCGCGCTCGCCCCTAGTTCATTCGAGCGGTCGGAAGCGTCCTTGACGACTTCAAATTCATAGTAGATCTCCTTGCCACGTATGATGAAGCTCAAATAATGCTCCCAAAACCGCCGCAAGAACCGCATCCAGGGGAATCGTTGATCAAGATTGATGAGGAATTGAATGCCGAGCAATTTCCAGAGATTTAACAGCGACACGTGAATCCGTCGCGGAACTAATCGTACCTGCGTGTAAAAAGGAAATGGCGCCTCCGGATCGGTAAAACAACGAAAAGAGAAGCTGTTCAGATGAGTCCGATGGGTTGGGTCTGTAGCCCAATCCGGATTTGTATAATGAGGGGCAAGAAACTTAATCACGCCGCCGGGCTTCGTGATCCGGTGAATCTCACTGACCACATCCAACAAACAATCTACATGCTCGATCACATGCCGACCAATGACCTCATCAAATGAGTTATCGAGGTAAGGGTACGGAACACAGTTCAAATCATAGATCACATCGGCAGCCGTGCGCGGATTGATGTCCATGCCAATGGCGCCCGGCGTCTTATGCGCTCCGCAGCCGATATCCAGAATCCTCACCTCAGACCTCACAAATGCAATGAGCCGATGTTTTCCCCCTGAGTAACGTGACAGCCGATGTCCAGCATCCTCACCTCAGACCTCACAAGTTCAGACACGGGACTGCGACCGTCTCATTCAACCATAACCAACCATAAATGAGCCGGTGCCTGAAGACTATCGCTGCCGCGTCAGCGGCGAGCCGACAAAGGCTTGCCTGCGCCGATGGACAAATGGTGGAAAGCGGCGCTCCCCGGATAGGTGGCGGCCGCGCCAAGGTCCTGCTCAATTCGCAGCAACTGATTGTATTTGGCGATGCGGTCAGTCCGGCTCAGCGAGCCGGTTTTAATTTGGCCGGCATTGGTCGCCACCGCCAAGTCAGCAATGAATGGGTCTTCAGTTTCGCCAGACCGATGGGAAATAATCGTTGTATAACCGTGCGTCTTGGCCAGCTCAATGGTTTGCAGCGTTTCCGTCAGCGTACCGATTTGATTCACCTTGATCAGAATCGAATTGGCAATGTGTTGTTGAATGCCTCGCCGGAGGAACTTCACATTGGTGACGAACAAATCATCACCAACCAGTTGCAGGCGGCTACCCAACGTGACGGTCAGGTGCGACCACCCATCCCAATCACTTTCAGCCATGCCGTCTTCAAGTGAGATGATCGGATATTGCCGCACCCAGTTGCCCCAGAACTCAACCATTTGGTCTGATGTTCGTTGCGATTGATCCGATTTAGCAAAAATGTATCGTCTCTTGGTCTTGTGATAAAACTCGCTTGCCGCTGGGTCCAATGCCAGCGCGATCTGCGTGCCAGCCTTGTAGCCGGCCTGCGTGATCGCTTCGAGAATAAGCTCGACCGCCTCTTCATTGGACTTTAAATTCGGAGCGAAGCCGCCTTCGTCGCCAACGCTGGTTTGATGCCCACGACTCTTAAGCACACTCTTGAGTTGATGAAAGACCTCCGCGCCCCAGCGTAACGCTTCAGAAAAGCTCGGCGCGCCAACTGGAACGATCATGAATTCTTGAATGTCCACACTATTATCAGCATGCGCGCCGCCATTGAGGATGTTCATCATGGGAACGGGCAACACACACGCATTGGGTCCACCCAAATAACGGTAGAGCGGTATCTGTAAGGCATTGGCCGCCGCGCGCGCTGTGGCCAATGAGACCGCCAGTATCGCATTCGCGCCCAACCTCTTCTTGTTCGGCGTGCCGTCCAATTCAATCAACAACCGATCCACACCAAGCTGATCGAGTGCATTCATGCCGATCAGCTTGGGAGCAAGAATTTTGTTCACATTACTGACCGCCTTGAGAACGCCTTTGCCACGATACCGCTTCTTATCTTCATCACGAAGCTCCACGGCCTCGTTCTCTCCCGTCGAAGCGCCCGAGGGAACGGCGGCCGTGCCGACCACGCCGTTTTTGAGATAAACGTCAGCTTCAACCGTGGGATTTCCCCGTGAATCCAGAATTTCTCTAGCAACAACTCGCTCAATGTCTGCTGTCATTCCACAC
The Blastocatellia bacterium genome window above contains:
- a CDS encoding TonB-dependent receptor, which encodes MSFSVVAQTTTARVLGVVNDQAGAAISGAKVTARNVGTNRSWSVMTDVEGRFLVSELPLGEYEVEVEQLGFSKEIRKGVILTVGRDAVVNFNLRVGAITDEMVVQGDVPMVSTTTSEISALVDGRTIRELPLNGRDLFQLATLQIGVANPVGSLLEPQIDSGTGAVKMSINGGRLNYNNFLLDGTSVNEAQNTTPGGVTGAFVGVDAMQEFQLLTNNYSAEYGGAGGGIINVVSKSGTNSIHGTVFEYLRNSALDARNFFDVGEPPGFKRNQFGGSIGAPIIKDRTFIFGAYEGLRERLARTQRFVVPSNQVRDTLVTPGGARVDPDILPYLALYPRPNGPDLGGGQAVYIRSGSGKTRGDYFQIRGDHNFSPRNSFFVRYTFDDSDRSDPRLLIQNSFLEARNQYVTIGDNHVFSPSLVNSLRFSYNRSKVFGDDVDINPIPQELFFVPGATGLGFFRNLGGLSPLSDRTLVPRFLIMNNFELNNQMSYVRGKHGIKFGFLGRRTQFNALSTNAAFGGFIFGTYELFLTDRPQLFAAPIPPADAYRGIRTSLYALYFQDDWRARRNLTFNLGLRYEFITSPTEANKKLANLRNVLTDRTPTVGAPFFKNPSLKDFAPRVGFAWDVMGNGKTSLRGGYGIFYAHPVPAEYRFEMSNQPPFFVIGLSFPSTGLTSVRGAFSTIRNLGAVFGLQSIEFEPDPAYVQQWNLNLQRDLIAGITATVAYVGSRGINLSTNNQRNIAQNFTVDARGKLYPVNRDAMGRIIQNPRVNPNLGSVRQIQWSGDSYYHGFQFNLARRFTQGVQFQIAYTWSKSLDTASDSVGIFQYEAGQLAQDPYNLRGDKGRSAFDIPHIFSLNFVYELPYKKQAGATGGRRVVDFFLAGWQLNGIVTAQSGSPFHPIMTFNNANDANTDFVQRPDWAPGFNPSNVILGRPEQWFNPNAFVLPPEGRYGTVGRNVLDGPDLHSFDLSLVKRTYIGEQTNVEFRFEAFNVLNHPNFTLPGPDEVEIILGRTASGAAMRPPSAGKIFSTTTTSRQLQFALRINF
- a CDS encoding PQQ-binding-like beta-propeller repeat protein; the protein is MEHELGVDKVTHLHLRWEFEAGSGVTATPAVVGSHVVIGSWDGRVYALDRYSGKLLWVWEAGTRQYAPDRRLGIFASPAIDSNAVYIASDRVIALDLTRGQPLWETVVGDPDNTGEYFWAPPLVHGRRLYAGISCGREHQSRGRVVCLDSTTGRLLWNFFTVAEDVAGGAVFAAPSLDIRTRTVYVATGSPFRVRPGRLRHSCSLIALDADTGKLRWADQVIPPDLRNLDLNCPPMLLTVVRGRRQQRLIVVGGKDGIRAWDQVTRRRLWRVQLTPAIPPGGTESVPTSGPETGPTATADGLVFFASNNHQDRNCVIAALEAVTGDIVWMHTCPAFQFGPMSVANGVVYLGLTDGKLRAWRASDGQLLWESSAYQPIAAGPAIAHAMVFIGTGAGQYLPGNKLLAFGLRR
- a CDS encoding formylglycine-generating enzyme family protein; this translates as MIWKGIFFLSLVCIGCNNATLPAWSQGGMEAARPISQLEPEMVRIPAGYFLMGSDLLGEAEKPVHRVYLDEYYIGKFEVTNAQYKAFCDATGYVYPGAEWYPDAIQNGEAEFRLKPNHPVVAVNWNDAVAYCQWLSKVTGKKYRLPTEAEWEKAARGGLEGRMYPWGDEAVDAGGCYRANVGSESDNDRIRKRDGFLYTSPVGSFLPNGYGLYDMAGNAWEWCQDRYDEHYYQWSPEVNPKGPDTGERRVLRGGSWWGGPRRLPCAARHWNYPLIRYASTGFRVAMTP
- a CDS encoding TetR/AcrR family transcriptional regulator codes for the protein MKKRPLVKTSVKDEALVKKRRYQIYKAALRAFTKNGFHETNLRQVTQLAGLAYGSIYDYVESKNDILFLIYDSVLDELRTRLEAAARSTDEPIEQIKAMIKAAMDHTDEYQDAIVLLYQESRVMKDSGFLAEVFEKERGYIRLFADVLERGVQCGVFRVPNIRVIENLLPIMCSAWALKRWNLKGVTKESYGEALVQFVLRGIGVLPGVDGREQKKTRRAALRGARNGKGKTSRRQVPTTSLSL
- the eno gene encoding phosphopyruvate hydratase; amino-acid sequence: MTADIERVVAREILDSRGNPTVEADVYLKNGVVGTAAVPSGASTGENEAVELRDEDKKRYRGKGVLKAVSNVNKILAPKLIGMNALDQLGVDRLLIELDGTPNKKRLGANAILAVSLATARAAANALQIPLYRYLGGPNACVLPVPMMNILNGGAHADNSVDIQEFMIVPVGAPSFSEALRWGAEVFHQLKSVLKSRGHQTSVGDEGGFAPNLKSNEEAVELILEAITQAGYKAGTQIALALDPAASEFYHKTKRRYIFAKSDQSQRTSDQMVEFWGNWVRQYPIISLEDGMAESDWDGWSHLTVTLGSRLQLVGDDLFVTNVKFLRRGIQQHIANSILIKVNQIGTLTETLQTIELAKTHGYTTIISHRSGETEDPFIADLAVATNAGQIKTGSLSRTDRIAKYNQLLRIEQDLGAAATYPGSAAFHHLSIGAGKPLSARR
- a CDS encoding class I SAM-dependent methyltransferase, giving the protein MAFVRSEVRILDIGCGAHKTPGAIGMDINPRTAADVIYDLNCVPYPYLDNSFDEVIGRHVIEHVDCLLDVVSEIHRITKPGGVIKFLAPHYTNPDWATDPTHRTHLNSFSFRCFTDPEAPFPFYTQVRLVPRRIHVSLLNLWKLLGIQFLINLDQRFPWMRFLRRFWEHYLSFIIRGKEIYYEFEVVKDASDRSNELGASAKID